A region from the Dinoroseobacter shibae DFL 12 = DSM 16493 genome encodes:
- a CDS encoding competence/damage-inducible protein A, which translates to MATPTAAMIVIGDEILSGRTQDKNMHHLAGELTAKGIPLTEARVISDEAATITATVRELSRRYTHVFTSGGIGPTHDDITADAVAAAFDAPIDVREDARALLAAHYAKSGTELNAARLRMARIPEGATLIDNPVSAAPGFTLGNVHVMAGVPSVFRAMVASILPTLTGGAPVLSESLRVIRPEGEIAGPLGALAAEFPDLSFGSYPFIKDGVFGANVVVRGTDASALAKAVAALRVTFPDAA; encoded by the coding sequence ATGGCAACACCGACAGCAGCGATGATCGTCATCGGCGACGAAATCCTGTCCGGGCGCACCCAGGACAAGAACATGCATCATCTGGCCGGGGAGCTGACGGCCAAGGGCATCCCGCTGACCGAGGCGCGGGTGATCTCGGACGAGGCCGCGACCATCACCGCCACCGTGCGGGAGCTGAGCAGGCGATACACCCATGTGTTCACGTCCGGCGGGATCGGGCCGACCCATGACGATATCACCGCCGACGCGGTGGCAGCCGCCTTCGATGCGCCCATAGACGTGCGCGAGGATGCCCGTGCGCTGCTGGCCGCGCATTACGCCAAATCCGGGACCGAGCTGAACGCGGCGCGGTTGCGGATGGCGCGTATCCCCGAGGGCGCGACCCTGATCGACAACCCGGTCAGTGCTGCGCCCGGCTTCACCCTGGGCAATGTGCACGTGATGGCCGGGGTGCCGTCGGTCTTCCGCGCCATGGTCGCCTCGATCCTGCCCACGCTGACAGGCGGCGCGCCGGTCCTGTCCGAAAGCCTGCGCGTGATCCGTCCCGAGGGCGAGATTGCAGGGCCACTTGGCGCGCTCGCGGCGGAGTTCCCCGACCTCTCCTTCGGGTCGTACCCGTTTATCAAGGATGGCGTCTTCGGCGCGAATGTCGTGGTGCGCGGGACGGATGCGTCCGCGCTTGCCAAGGCGGTCGCGGCGCTGCGGGTGACCTTTCCGGATGCTGCATGA
- a CDS encoding CPBP family intramembrane glutamic endopeptidase: protein MSLSRSLWTPEFDHFTEPARRRAGLGWLVLGCVLVIGIYAASLMGIFGAIGLIGGEGAAAQWLLRVQTAAGPTATLLLLATFGGLVLGLWACLRLVHRRPLGSVIGAREQTARDFRRASVITLAGMGLSLLLFLPGMEILPNLPLGIWVSFLPLALLMIALQTGAEEMLFRGYLQQQLAARFSSPLVWMLLPSALFGAAHYDPTTAGDTALQVALAAGIFGLMAADLTRLTGNIGAAWGMHFANNCMAILGVSVQGTIPGLSLYTTELAISDTAEISVLLWQDMALTLLFYLAIRWVVTR from the coding sequence ATGTCCCTTTCCCGGTCCCTTTGGACCCCAGAGTTCGACCATTTCACCGAGCCCGCACGCCGCCGCGCGGGGCTGGGATGGCTCGTGCTGGGATGTGTCCTGGTGATCGGGATCTATGCCGCGTCGCTCATGGGGATCTTCGGTGCCATCGGGCTGATCGGCGGCGAGGGCGCCGCGGCCCAATGGCTGCTGCGGGTGCAGACCGCTGCCGGACCCACGGCGACGCTCCTGCTGCTGGCGACCTTTGGTGGGCTCGTGCTGGGCCTCTGGGCCTGCTTGCGGCTGGTCCACCGCCGGCCTCTCGGGAGCGTGATCGGCGCGCGGGAGCAGACGGCGCGCGACTTCCGTCGTGCGAGCGTGATCACCCTGGCGGGCATGGGCCTTTCGCTGCTGCTCTTCCTGCCGGGCATGGAGATCCTGCCAAACCTGCCTTTGGGCATCTGGGTGTCGTTCCTGCCCCTGGCCCTGCTGATGATCGCGCTGCAGACCGGCGCGGAAGAGATGCTCTTTCGCGGCTACCTGCAACAGCAACTCGCGGCGCGGTTCTCCAGCCCGCTGGTCTGGATGTTGCTGCCCAGTGCTCTCTTCGGCGCGGCTCATTACGACCCGACCACGGCCGGCGACACGGCCTTGCAGGTGGCCTTGGCGGCGGGGATCTTCGGGCTGATGGCGGCGGATCTGACCCGGCTGACCGGCAATATCGGCGCGGCCTGGGGGATGCATTTCGCCAATAACTGCATGGCGATCCTCGGGGTATCGGTGCAGGGCACGATCCCGGGCCTGTCGCTCTACACCACCGAGCTTGCGATTTCGGACACCGCCGAGATCAGCGTGCTGCTGTGGCAGGACATGGCGCTGACGCTTCTCTTCTATCTCGCGATCCGCTGGGTCGTGACCCGCTGA
- a CDS encoding FAD-dependent oxidoreductase: protein MTAYPNLLRPLELGHTTLRNRVLMGSMHTGLEETRDWNRVAEFYAARARGGAALMVTGGMAPNPEGGVFPGAAGLYTPEDIANHRVVTDRVHDADGKIAMQILHAGRYAYSPDCVAPSAVKSPISPFAPRELDEAGIEKQIADIVTAAARAREAGYDGVEVMGSEGYFLNQFLVTHTNRREDRWGGPYENRMRLPVEVVRRVRAAVGDDFIVIYRLSMIDLIPNGSTWDEVVQLAHAIEGAGASILNTGIGWHEARIPTIATSVPRKAFAWVTRKLMGEVGIPVITSNRINTPEIAEEVLAEGCADMVSMARPFLADPDFVAKAAAGRAATIAPCIACNQACLDHTFSGKLSSCLVNPRACHETELRYEPTETPRRIAVVGAGPGGLSAALVAAERGHAVTLFDRADRIGGQLNMARQIPGKEEFHGLVDWYETMVAERGIALRLNTDATPETVAGFDEVIVATGVLPRDPGIPGQDAPNVLSYIDVLRRKAPVGDRVAIVGAGGIGFDVAEYLAHEGESPTEVPELWRREWGVADPEDIRGGLAAEGPQPTPSPRQITLLQRKAEKLGKRLGKTTGWIHRASLQMKGVRMLGGVQYEGIGPEGLRILRDGTPETLEVDTIVLCAGQVPERSLADALSARGVPVHVIGGADVASELDAKRAIDQGARLAAAL from the coding sequence ATGACCGCCTATCCGAACCTGCTGCGCCCGTTGGAGCTTGGCCATACGACCCTGCGCAACCGGGTGTTGATGGGGTCCATGCATACCGGGCTGGAAGAGACGCGGGATTGGAACCGGGTGGCCGAGTTCTATGCCGCCCGGGCGCGGGGCGGCGCGGCGCTGATGGTCACTGGCGGCATGGCACCGAACCCGGAAGGCGGCGTGTTTCCGGGTGCCGCGGGGCTCTATACGCCGGAGGACATCGCCAATCATCGGGTGGTGACGGACCGGGTTCATGACGCGGACGGCAAGATCGCGATGCAGATCCTGCATGCGGGGCGATATGCCTACAGCCCCGATTGCGTTGCGCCCTCGGCGGTGAAATCCCCGATTTCGCCCTTCGCACCACGCGAACTGGACGAGGCTGGCATCGAAAAGCAGATCGCCGATATCGTCACTGCGGCCGCCCGGGCGCGCGAAGCCGGCTATGACGGGGTGGAGGTGATGGGATCTGAGGGATATTTCCTCAATCAGTTTCTCGTCACCCACACCAACCGGCGCGAGGACCGTTGGGGCGGGCCCTACGAGAACCGGATGCGCCTGCCGGTGGAAGTCGTCCGGAGGGTACGCGCGGCGGTGGGCGACGATTTCATCGTGATCTACCGGCTGAGCATGATCGACCTGATCCCGAACGGGTCCACCTGGGACGAGGTGGTGCAACTAGCCCACGCGATTGAGGGCGCGGGCGCGTCGATCCTGAACACCGGGATCGGCTGGCACGAGGCGCGGATCCCGACCATCGCCACTTCGGTGCCGCGCAAGGCGTTTGCCTGGGTGACGCGCAAGCTGATGGGCGAGGTCGGCATCCCCGTGATCACCTCGAATCGGATCAACACGCCGGAAATCGCGGAAGAGGTACTTGCCGAGGGTTGCGCCGACATGGTGTCGATGGCGCGACCCTTCCTCGCGGATCCGGATTTCGTGGCCAAGGCCGCAGCCGGGCGCGCGGCGACCATCGCGCCCTGCATCGCCTGCAACCAGGCCTGCCTCGATCATACGTTTTCCGGCAAGCTCAGTTCCTGCCTGGTGAACCCGCGCGCCTGCCACGAGACCGAGCTGCGCTATGAACCGACCGAGACCCCGCGCCGGATCGCCGTTGTGGGCGCCGGTCCCGGCGGGCTGTCGGCGGCCCTGGTCGCGGCGGAGCGGGGCCATGCGGTCACGCTTTTTGACCGGGCGGACCGGATCGGCGGACAGCTCAACATGGCGCGCCAGATCCCCGGCAAGGAGGAATTCCACGGCCTCGTGGACTGGTACGAGACCATGGTGGCCGAGCGCGGCATTGCCTTGCGCCTGAACACGGACGCCACACCCGAGACCGTCGCGGGCTTCGACGAGGTGATCGTCGCCACGGGTGTGCTGCCCCGTGACCCTGGCATCCCCGGGCAGGACGCCCCCAACGTGCTGTCCTATATCGACGTGTTGCGCCGCAAGGCACCGGTCGGAGACCGAGTGGCAATCGTCGGCGCCGGGGGCATCGGCTTCGACGTGGCGGAATACCTGGCCCATGAAGGCGAGAGCCCGACCGAGGTTCCCGAGCTTTGGCGCCGGGAGTGGGGCGTCGCGGACCCCGAGGACATTCGCGGCGGCCTCGCCGCCGAGGGGCCGCAACCCACTCCGAGCCCCCGACAGATCACCCTGCTGCAACGCAAGGCAGAGAAACTCGGCAAGCGACTGGGCAAGACCACGGGCTGGATCCACCGCGCCAGTTTGCAGATGAAGGGTGTCAGGATGCTCGGCGGGGTGCAGTACGAAGGGATCGGTCCGGAGGGACTGCGCATCCTGCGGGACGGAACCCCGGAAACCCTGGAGGTGGACACCATCGTGCTCTGCGCCGGGCAGGTGCCTGAACGCAGCCTCGCCGATGCACTGAGCGCGCGCGGTGTTCCAGTCCACGTGATCGGCGGCGCGGATGTGGCCTCCGAACTCGATGCGAAACGGGCCATCGACCAGGGCGCGAGGCTGGCGGCGGCACTCTGA
- a CDS encoding peroxidase-related enzyme (This protein belongs to a clade of uncharacterized proteins related to peroxidases such as the alkylhydroperoxidase AhpD.) has protein sequence MTDTPDLVTALNLPQVDPLPPETAKYFAICEEKLGLVPNVLRAYAFDIDKLNTFAALYNDLMLAESGLTKLERELIAVVVSSVNRCYYCQVAHGAAVRELSGNPELGEQMVMNYRVANLSPRTMAMLDYAVALTEASAKVTETDRARLREHGFTDRDIWDISAVTGFFNMTNRLASGVDMRPNPEYHGAHR, from the coding sequence GTGACCGATACACCTGACCTTGTGACCGCGCTCAACCTGCCGCAGGTGGATCCGTTGCCCCCCGAGACCGCCAAGTATTTCGCGATCTGCGAAGAGAAGCTTGGTCTCGTGCCCAATGTCCTGCGCGCCTATGCCTTCGATATCGACAAGCTCAACACTTTCGCCGCTCTCTATAACGACCTGATGCTGGCGGAGTCGGGCCTGACCAAGCTGGAGCGTGAACTGATCGCGGTCGTCGTCTCGTCGGTCAACCGCTGCTATTACTGCCAGGTGGCCCACGGCGCGGCGGTGCGGGAGCTGTCGGGGAACCCCGAACTGGGCGAGCAGATGGTGATGAACTACCGCGTCGCCAACCTGTCGCCACGGACCATGGCGATGCTCGACTATGCCGTGGCCCTGACCGAGGCCAGCGCCAAGGTGACCGAGACTGACCGTGCCCGGCTCCGGGAGCATGGGTTCACCGATCGGGACATCTGGGACATCTCTGCCGTAACCGGGTTTTTCAACATGACCAATCGCCTGGCCTCCGGCGTCGATATGCGCCCGAACCCGGAATACCACGGGGCCCATCGGTGA
- a CDS encoding type 1 glutamine amidotransferase domain-containing protein has product MTEITKARILIIATHGFEQSELEVPRDKLRDAGAQVHVASPDGNEIKGWDGDGWGRMAEVDLRIEDADSTQYDALVLPGGQINPDILRLDPAAIALIQAFRDRDRPVAAICHAPWLLIEAGLVAGREVTSWPSLRTDLANAGAQVVDVPVARDRGLITSRNPDDFDAFVAAIIEEVEKGQIRADAA; this is encoded by the coding sequence ATGACCGAAATCACCAAGGCACGCATTCTCATCATCGCCACCCACGGCTTCGAGCAATCGGAACTGGAGGTGCCCCGGGACAAGCTGCGCGATGCCGGGGCACAGGTCCATGTGGCCAGCCCCGACGGCAACGAAATCAAGGGGTGGGACGGCGACGGCTGGGGCCGGATGGCCGAGGTCGACCTGCGGATCGAGGACGCGGACTCCACCCAATATGACGCGCTGGTGCTGCCCGGCGGGCAGATCAACCCGGACATCCTGCGCCTTGACCCGGCGGCTATTGCCCTGATCCAGGCGTTCCGCGACCGGGACCGGCCCGTTGCCGCGATTTGCCACGCGCCCTGGCTGCTGATCGAGGCGGGGCTGGTGGCCGGGCGCGAGGTGACCTCCTGGCCCTCCTTGCGCACGGATCTGGCCAATGCCGGGGCACAGGTGGTGGATGTGCCCGTGGCGCGCGACCGCGGGCTGATCACATCGCGAAATCCCGATGATTTCGACGCCTTCGTCGCAGCGATCATCGAAGAGGTAGAGAAGGGTCAGATTCGGGCTGACGCAGCCTGA
- a CDS encoding LysR family transcriptional regulator has product MDRLTEMEAFATVVDQGGFTDAARKMGISKSAVSKHVSSLEARLGARLLNRTTRRVSPTEIGLAYYDRARHVLNDAGEADAMVNAMQSEPNGLLRISVATDFGVKHLSPVLAGFLHQFPEIQINMVLNNRYVELISEGFDLALRVGDLEDSTLRARKLATTSKRMIAAPSYLEKFGHPKRIDDLSDHKLLHYSNQSSGNLWKITAPSGEKRQVRTGGWLTVNDGQSLLNAAKTGLGIAYLPSFLFEDALGRGDVVEVLPDLPYDDLGIYAVYPPGRFTQPKVRAFIDFLVREFSAEKQAMSA; this is encoded by the coding sequence ATGGATCGACTTACGGAAATGGAAGCCTTCGCCACGGTGGTGGACCAGGGCGGGTTCACGGACGCGGCGCGCAAGATGGGGATCTCGAAATCCGCCGTGTCGAAGCATGTCTCTTCTCTGGAGGCCCGCCTCGGTGCGCGGCTTCTCAACCGGACCACCCGGCGCGTCAGCCCCACGGAAATCGGGCTGGCCTATTACGACCGGGCCCGGCATGTTCTGAACGACGCGGGCGAGGCGGATGCCATGGTCAATGCCATGCAATCGGAACCCAACGGTCTTCTGCGGATCTCGGTTGCCACGGATTTCGGAGTGAAGCACCTGTCGCCGGTCCTCGCCGGGTTCTTGCACCAGTTTCCCGAAATTCAGATCAACATGGTGCTGAACAACCGCTACGTGGAGCTGATCTCTGAAGGCTTCGACCTCGCCCTGCGGGTGGGCGATCTGGAGGACAGCACCTTGCGCGCGCGCAAGCTGGCCACCACGTCGAAGCGGATGATCGCGGCACCCAGCTATCTTGAGAAATTCGGACATCCCAAGCGGATCGACGATCTGAGCGATCACAAGCTGTTGCATTACTCGAACCAGTCATCGGGGAACCTGTGGAAGATCACAGCACCATCCGGCGAAAAACGGCAGGTGCGGACTGGGGGATGGTTGACGGTCAATGACGGGCAATCCCTGCTGAACGCGGCCAAAACCGGGCTGGGGATCGCATATCTTCCGAGTTTCCTGTTCGAAGACGCCTTGGGTCGTGGCGATGTGGTCGAGGTGCTGCCCGACCTGCCCTATGACGATCTGGGCATCTATGCGGTCTATCCGCCGGGCCGGTTCACCCAGCCCAAGGTCCGAGCCTTCATCGACTTCCTCGTGCGCGAATTCTCGGCTGAAAAACAGGCGATGTCGGCCTGA
- a CDS encoding GNAT family N-acetyltransferase, whose protein sequence is MSGIWDAIDATWAAPRLHRVGPFTLREGQGGGQRVSAATTDQVPKPAEIAAAAQAMRALGQRPLFMVRGAQRAFDSALEAAGYEVNDPVIVMEAPIDTVARDGPPPVSAFPIWPPLQIMQEIWAEGGIGPERLAIMAGSCDPKTAILGRVKDRAAGCAFVAIHAGIAVMHAVEVAPALRRLGTARNMARGGADWARRHDATRFAILTVADNAASQGVFTSLGMVPVEHYHYRRDPNWTETP, encoded by the coding sequence ATGAGCGGGATCTGGGACGCGATTGACGCCACTTGGGCGGCACCCCGGCTGCATCGGGTGGGCCCCTTCACCCTGCGCGAAGGGCAGGGCGGGGGCCAGCGGGTCTCGGCCGCCACCACCGACCAGGTGCCCAAGCCCGCCGAGATCGCCGCCGCCGCCCAGGCCATGCGCGCACTCGGCCAGCGCCCGCTCTTCATGGTGCGCGGCGCCCAGCGTGCGTTCGATTCGGCGCTGGAGGCCGCGGGATACGAGGTCAACGACCCGGTCATCGTGATGGAGGCCCCCATCGACACCGTGGCCCGGGACGGCCCGCCCCCGGTCAGCGCCTTTCCCATCTGGCCCCCGCTGCAGATCATGCAGGAGATCTGGGCTGAGGGCGGCATCGGCCCCGAGCGTCTGGCGATCATGGCCGGGTCCTGCGATCCGAAAACCGCGATCCTGGGGCGCGTGAAGGACCGTGCTGCGGGCTGCGCCTTCGTCGCCATCCATGCCGGCATCGCCGTGATGCATGCGGTGGAGGTCGCCCCCGCCCTCCGTCGTTTGGGCACCGCCCGCAACATGGCACGCGGCGGCGCGGATTGGGCACGCCGGCACGATGCCACGCGTTTTGCCATCCTGACCGTGGCCGACAACGCCGCCTCGCAAGGTGTCTTCACTTCCCTCGGGATGGTCCCTGTGGAACACTACCACTATCGCCGAGACCCCAACTGGACGGAGACGCCGTGA
- a CDS encoding DUF6478 family protein, translating to MMLRRLNAWMSGGGERAAPPEWQDVMAPPAGCDRSVEVQQRDAARRARARADAEAREAEARLRQTQRPRPDLPTGAVWAQRPTAWHQATEDPIRIGPANGTRITPDLTLFHDCPKAEMILRQSLAPASAPAPFALILDTLHFEGSFLSLVTGLPDSEAAALSDRDVLRIELRLEASAPTKLYGRLNMEQGPNTAQMLSEFSAPESGTCHAAFDLAYGDLRAQPVDHAWIDLIVERPAMLRLTLHDVLLSRYPRAEM from the coding sequence ATGATGTTGCGCCGGTTGAACGCGTGGATGTCAGGCGGCGGCGAGCGGGCCGCCCCTCCGGAATGGCAGGACGTGATGGCGCCGCCCGCCGGGTGCGACCGCAGTGTCGAGGTGCAGCAGCGCGATGCCGCCCGCCGCGCCCGCGCCCGGGCCGATGCGGAGGCCCGCGAGGCCGAGGCCCGGTTGCGGCAGACCCAGCGCCCACGGCCCGACTTGCCCACGGGGGCTGTCTGGGCCCAGCGCCCGACGGCCTGGCACCAAGCGACGGAAGATCCGATCCGCATCGGCCCGGCCAACGGCACCCGGATCACACCGGACCTGACGCTGTTTCACGACTGCCCGAAGGCCGAAATGATCCTGCGCCAGTCCCTCGCACCGGCCAGCGCCCCCGCGCCCTTCGCGCTGATCCTCGACACCCTGCATTTCGAAGGCAGCTTCCTGTCCCTGGTGACCGGCCTGCCGGACAGCGAAGCCGCCGCGCTCAGCGACCGCGACGTTCTGCGGATCGAGTTGAGGCTGGAGGCTTCGGCGCCGACGAAGCTTTATGGTCGTCTGAACATGGAGCAGGGGCCGAACACCGCCCAGATGCTGTCGGAATTCTCTGCGCCCGAAAGTGGAACATGTCATGCCGCCTTCGATCTGGCCTATGGCGATTTGCGCGCGCAGCCGGTAGATCATGCGTGGATCGACCTGATCGTGGAGCGCCCGGCCATGTTGCGGCTGACCTTGCATGACGTCCTGCTGTCCCGATATCCGCGGGCGGAAATGTGA
- the ilvD gene encoding dihydroxy-acid dehydratase, translated as MLKRSFDKSKLPSRHVTEGPSRAPHRSYYYAMGMTEEEIHQPLVGVATCWNEAAPCNIALSRQAQAVKMGVKQASGTPREFTTITVTDGIAMGHEGMRSSLASREAIADTVELTMRGHCYDAIVGLAGCDKSLPGMMMAMVRLNVPSVFIYGGSILPGRLNGEDVTVQDVFEAVGKHQAGNYTDAELEVLERVACPSAGACGGQFTANTMACVSEAIGLALPNSAGAPAPYESRDQYGEASGRAVMDLIEKGIRARDIVTRKSLENAARIVACTGGSTNAGLHLPAIAHEAGIEFTLQDVCDIFRDTPYFVDLKPGGKYVAKDMYEAGGVPVVMRELRRAGLIHEDCMTVTGYSIGEELDKVTLEADGRVIYPVDTPLSTTGGVVGLEGNLAPEGAIVKIAGMSDDQLVFTGPARVFECEEDAFEAVQNRAYAEGDVFVIRNEGPAGGPGMREMLATTAALSGQGMGKKVALITDGRFSGATRGFCVGHVGPEAAHGGPIAMLKDGDMITIDALKGELSVALSEDELAARKDAWSGPRETIYASGALWKYAQLVGGARLGAVTHPGAKDEKHIYADL; from the coding sequence ATGCTCAAGCGTTCGTTCGACAAGTCCAAGCTGCCCAGCCGTCACGTCACCGAAGGCCCTTCGCGCGCGCCGCATCGGTCCTATTACTATGCCATGGGCATGACCGAGGAAGAGATCCACCAGCCGCTGGTCGGGGTCGCCACATGCTGGAACGAGGCCGCGCCCTGCAACATCGCGCTCAGCCGCCAGGCCCAGGCGGTGAAGATGGGGGTCAAGCAGGCCTCCGGCACGCCACGAGAATTCACCACGATCACCGTGACCGACGGGATCGCCATGGGCCACGAGGGCATGCGGTCCTCGCTGGCCTCCCGCGAGGCGATTGCCGATACGGTCGAATTGACCATGCGCGGCCATTGCTATGACGCGATTGTGGGTCTGGCGGGCTGCGACAAGTCCCTGCCGGGGATGATGATGGCCATGGTGCGGCTCAACGTGCCGTCGGTTTTCATTTATGGCGGCTCGATCCTGCCGGGTCGGTTGAACGGCGAGGACGTGACGGTTCAGGACGTGTTCGAGGCCGTGGGCAAGCACCAGGCCGGGAACTACACCGATGCAGAGCTGGAAGTGCTGGAGCGGGTGGCTTGTCCGTCCGCAGGGGCCTGTGGCGGTCAGTTCACCGCCAATACCATGGCCTGCGTGTCCGAGGCGATCGGTCTGGCGCTGCCGAATTCCGCGGGCGCACCCGCGCCCTACGAGAGCCGCGACCAGTATGGCGAGGCGTCGGGCCGCGCGGTCATGGACCTGATCGAGAAAGGCATCCGCGCGCGGGACATCGTGACCCGGAAGTCGCTGGAGAATGCCGCGCGGATCGTGGCCTGCACCGGCGGGTCGACGAATGCCGGTCTGCACCTGCCTGCGATTGCCCATGAGGCCGGGATCGAATTCACCTTGCAGGATGTCTGCGACATCTTCCGAGACACGCCCTATTTCGTGGACCTCAAGCCGGGCGGCAAATACGTTGCCAAGGACATGTACGAAGCGGGCGGCGTGCCCGTGGTGATGCGCGAGCTGCGCCGCGCGGGCCTGATCCACGAGGATTGCATGACCGTGACCGGCTATTCCATCGGCGAGGAGCTCGACAAGGTCACGCTCGAAGCCGATGGCCGGGTGATCTATCCGGTCGACACGCCGCTCTCGACCACGGGCGGGGTTGTCGGTCTCGAGGGTAACCTGGCGCCCGAAGGTGCCATCGTGAAGATCGCGGGCATGAGCGACGACCAGTTGGTCTTCACCGGCCCGGCGCGCGTGTTCGAATGCGAAGAGGACGCCTTCGAGGCGGTTCAGAACCGCGCTTACGCGGAAGGCGACGTCTTCGTGATCCGCAACGAGGGTCCCGCAGGCGGTCCCGGCATGCGCGAGATGCTGGCCACCACGGCGGCGCTCTCGGGTCAGGGCATGGGCAAGAAGGTGGCGCTGATCACCGATGGCCGGTTCTCCGGGGCCACGCGCGGCTTCTGCGTCGGCCATGTGGGCCCCGAAGCGGCCCATGGCGGCCCCATCGCGATGCTCAAGGACGGCGACATGATCACCATCGACGCGCTGAAGGGCGAGCTGTCCGTCGCGCTGAGCGAGGATGAGCTTGCCGCGCGAAAAGATGCCTGGAGCGGCCCGCGGGAGACGATCTATGCCTCGGGTGCGTTGTGGAAATATGCGCAGCTGGTTGGCGGCGCACGCCTGGGGGCAGTCACCCATCCCGGAGCCAAGGATGAAAAACACATCTACGCCGATCTCTGA
- a CDS encoding OmpA family protein: MKLWAGLALAWLAGSAHALELALPDGAMQAHDASVPAARYALPTGPAKAGTVPLRQVEGTLRHRVWHLSPPQTLAVLLASLRAQLEEAGYEVLLDCTARGCGGYDFRFAVEDVGPPQMMVDLGRYGYLSARNSGTGHYAVILVSETRSLGYVQLTEITPAEIALDLDTTPDAQVPGAALARSGDIARPLADLLLSQGRVVLEDLRFATGNATLENGQYPSLTALAGFLTENPDLVIALVGHTDAEGSIDANLALSMRRAEAVRDRLVADYGVASERLRAEGVGYLAPRATNRTEEGRRANRRVEAVLTQP, translated from the coding sequence GTGAAGCTCTGGGCCGGGCTCGCCCTGGCCTGGCTTGCCGGAAGCGCCCATGCGCTGGAGCTGGCCTTGCCGGATGGCGCGATGCAGGCCCATGACGCCAGCGTCCCGGCGGCCCGCTACGCCTTGCCCACGGGTCCGGCCAAGGCGGGCACCGTTCCGTTGCGGCAGGTCGAGGGCACGCTGCGCCACCGGGTCTGGCACCTGTCGCCGCCTCAAACGCTCGCTGTTTTGTTGGCGAGCCTTCGCGCGCAGTTGGAAGAGGCCGGGTACGAAGTGCTGCTGGATTGTACGGCGCGTGGCTGCGGCGGCTACGATTTCCGCTTCGCGGTGGAGGATGTCGGCCCTCCGCAGATGATGGTCGATCTCGGGCGCTACGGCTACCTGAGCGCGCGGAATAGTGGCACCGGCCATTACGCAGTAATCCTGGTCAGCGAAACTCGAAGCCTGGGCTATGTGCAACTGACCGAGATCACCCCGGCGGAGATCGCGCTCGATCTGGACACGACCCCGGACGCACAAGTCCCGGGGGCCGCCCTGGCCCGGTCCGGAGACATCGCGCGCCCGCTGGCCGACCTGCTTCTGTCCCAGGGTCGCGTGGTGTTGGAGGATCTGCGTTTTGCCACGGGCAATGCCACGCTGGAAAACGGGCAATACCCGTCCCTGACCGCGCTGGCAGGGTTTCTGACCGAAAACCCGGATCTGGTGATCGCCTTGGTCGGCCATACCGATGCCGAGGGCTCCATTGACGCGAATCTGGCCCTGTCCATGCGGCGGGCCGAGGCTGTGCGCGACCGGTTGGTAGCGGACTACGGCGTCGCGTCGGAGCGATTGCGGGCCGAAGGGGTCGGATACCTCGCCCCGCGCGCCACCAACCGGACCGAGGAAGGTCGGCGCGCCAACCGGCGGGTCGAGGCGGTGCTGACCCAACCCTGA